The following is a genomic window from Candidatus Omnitrophota bacterium.
TTCGGAGATCGCCAGTTCGTCCATTATATCGTCAACCGACTGTATCAGGCAAGCGCCGTCTTTTATGAGCTCGTTGGTGCCCGAGCTCGTGCTCGACGAGACCTTGCCGGGAACCGCGAATACCGTCCTGCCCTGCTCCGCGGCGAAGTTCGCGGTGATAAGCGCGCCCGAATTGCGCGCCGCCTCGACCACGACTACGCCGAGCGCGAGGCCGCTTATGATACGGTTGCGCGCCGGGAATTGCTGAGGTAACGGCGGCATATCGTCCTGATATTCCGTAACGACCGCGCAGGATTTAGCGATCTCTTCGTACAATTCTTTATTCTGCGGCGGGTAAATGTCATTATGCCCGCTTCCCATGACCGCGATCGTCCTACCCCTGGCCTTGAGCGCGCCCCTGTGCGCCGCGGAGTCGATGCCGATCGCCATGCCGCTTATGACCGTAATGCCGCGCACCGCCAGTTCAAACCCCAGCCTCTCGGCCGTCTCGACCCCGTACGTCGATGCCCTGCGCGAGCCGACTATCGCCACCGCGACATCGTCCTGCGCGAGTAGCGCGCCGTTCACGTATAACTGCTTCGGCGGCGTGTGGATATTCCGCAGATTCTTCGGGTACTCCGCATCGTTCAATGTTATCTTGCGTATAGCCATATCTTACATATTACCTTTGGTTGGCGAGGGGACTATGCTTCGCGCCGACCGCTCCATTTTTCCCAGCATGAAAAATGTCGCTCGAGAAAAATCGCTCGCTCTCCCTCGCTTACTTGCTAACCCTGGCTCGGGAACCATGCCCGCTCGCGATTTTTACGTCGTCGCGTAAGCATATTCCCCTCGCCTAACATCAATCATCTAAAAATATTCCGGAAACTTTCCTTATCACCACAGGTGCCAATAATCACGTTAACAGACGCGGGCACCCAACATAGTCAACTATATTACTTAGAAATTTTATTAAAGCTCAGATGGCGGCACCCCCCAATCCCACGCCTCGGCCGACAATCGAAAAAAGTCTGCCTCGTGCCACCCGTAAAAATTCCCGCTCCAGCGCCACAGGTGTCAATACCCCCGTTACCGCATGAATCCCCTAAATGAACGTAAAACATCATCCGACCCTTACAAACTAGAGCATTACCCACCTGTACCAATAGGTCTTATTTCTTTCTCTTCAATTGCCCGCAATCTCACTGTTAATTTATCACGCTCTTCTTTTAACTTGCCCCTCGACAATCTGCATGACCATATATCGTATAATCTAACCGTATTTTGATATGGACCAGAAGTAATATCATCTACGGATCCCTCCCTCAGTTCAATAAGCAACGGGGCAAACTCCTCAACCCATTGACAAAACACTGTTCCAATTACAGAGCATGCAACCTTTTCATCCGCAGCGCCACTTGAGAAATACATCGATAGCGATTCGATTTCATTCAGAAAATCAAGGACTTTTAACACATCACCTTTAGCTCGTATATCTGAAACCCATTTCTTGCCGCCAGCATTGTCTTTCAAGCTATCTTTCGAAAATTTATTGTTGTTCAGCTCCCAACAGTCTAAATTGCATCCTTTTTTCGGATCAAGAAAAGCTTGAGTATACATAGGTAGTAATTCGCGGGCAACTTTTTCACATTTATCCGCGGCAAGAGAAACCGCTTCCCGCTTTGATCTAACTATTATATTATCCTTTGCTATAATAATTTGCCATAAGGCAAGTAATGACGCTATGGAGATAATGGCCGGGCTTATATTTATTAGTACATCAGAAAATATTTTTAGTTCATCCATAATATTATGCCCTCCCATTAAAGCTACATTTCATAAATTTTTCAATTTTCCAATGTGGTGGTTGCTTTGCACGCCACCTCCAGCCTCCCACGCGAAGCGATGAGAAATTTTTCGCTCTCCATCAGAAATGTGATGTGGCGATGTGGTTTGTGAGGGCCTTAAAATTGGCCGGCAGGGTCCGGACAATTTTACGGAGCGCGATTTT
Proteins encoded in this region:
- the dprA gene encoding DNA-processing protein DprA, with translation MAIRKITLNDAEYPKNLRNIHTPPKQLYVNGALLAQDDVAVAIVGSRRASTYGVETAERLGFELAVRGITVISGMAIGIDSAAHRGALKARGRTIAVMGSGHNDIYPPQNKELYEEIAKSCAVVTEYQDDMPPLPQQFPARNRIISGLALGVVVVEAARNSGALITANFAAEQGRTVFAVPGKVSSSTSSGTNELIKDGACLIQSVDDIMDELAISEIKPAAGPKAGPIDEKIERQAKAYIYNSLTDDERKVYKNISDEPMHVDDILEKAGMDQAKASKVLLNLELKRLIIQLPGRQFIRKEN